In one window of Siphonobacter curvatus DNA:
- a CDS encoding Gfo/Idh/MocA family protein → MSKPINIAIVGLGFGAEFIPIYQRHPHANMYAICQRTPEKLNAVGDAFGIDVRYTDYDELLKDPNVDAVHINSPIPNHAEQSLKALRAGKHVACTVPMATTVEECLEIVKTCRQTGKKYMMMETVVYSREFLFVKDLYEKGELGNVQFLKASHQQDMDGWPDYWPGLPPMHYATHCVGPVAGLLKSSPEYVSCFGSGTIRQELAQIHNSPFAVESAHIKFKNSDLSAYVYRSLFDTARQYRESFEVYGSKKSFEWPLIEGEEAVIHTAKKEEHEIPERVTVPDFAHYLPEEIQDFTTKGVYDVAENTHLSFTQGSGHGGSHPHLVHEFLMALVEDREPFPNAVQSAEWTSVGILAHESALQGGKLLYLPDFENA, encoded by the coding sequence ATGTCAAAACCCATTAACATTGCTATTGTAGGTCTGGGCTTCGGAGCCGAATTTATCCCCATTTATCAGCGTCATCCCCATGCAAATATGTACGCGATTTGTCAGCGTACGCCCGAAAAACTCAACGCCGTAGGAGACGCCTTTGGCATTGACGTTCGGTATACCGATTACGATGAATTGCTGAAAGATCCCAACGTTGACGCCGTTCACATCAATTCACCCATTCCTAACCACGCCGAACAAAGCCTGAAAGCTTTACGGGCGGGCAAACACGTGGCCTGTACCGTACCCATGGCCACGACAGTAGAAGAGTGTCTGGAAATTGTGAAGACCTGCCGCCAAACGGGTAAAAAATACATGATGATGGAAACGGTGGTCTACAGCCGTGAGTTTCTATTTGTGAAGGACTTGTACGAAAAAGGAGAGCTGGGTAATGTACAGTTTCTCAAAGCCAGTCACCAGCAGGACATGGACGGCTGGCCCGATTACTGGCCTGGCTTGCCACCCATGCACTACGCCACGCACTGCGTAGGCCCCGTAGCAGGTCTGCTCAAATCCAGCCCTGAATATGTCTCGTGCTTTGGCTCAGGTACCATTCGACAAGAGCTGGCTCAGATTCACAACTCGCCGTTTGCCGTTGAATCCGCTCACATCAAATTCAAAAACAGTGATCTGTCGGCGTATGTCTACCGTTCGCTCTTCGATACGGCCCGGCAGTACCGCGAAAGTTTTGAGGTATACGGTTCGAAAAAATCGTTTGAATGGCCGCTGATTGAAGGCGAAGAGGCCGTAATCCATACTGCCAAGAAAGAAGAACACGAAATTCCGGAACGCGTCACCGTACCCGATTTCGCTCATTACTTACCCGAAGAAATTCAGGATTTTACCACCAAAGGCGTATACGACGTCGCCGAAAACACGCACCTGAGCTTTACCCAGGGCAGTGGTCACGGCGGTTCGCACCCGCACCTGGTGCATGAATTCCTGATGGCTTTGGTTGAAGACCGCGAACCCTTTCCCAATGCTGTACAGTCGGCCGAGTGGACCAGTGTGGGAATTCTAGCTCATGAATCAGCTCTACAGGGCGGAAAACTCCTGTACCTGCCTGATTTTGAGAATG
- a CDS encoding sugar phosphate isomerase/epimerase family protein: MNLLLWGPTLDESFFPTLEEIRNIGFGGVEVPISSTNPQFYRSWADRLDELGLKRQADVICGPDHNLISSDAAMRKATLEHLHRSVDCAVALGATHLMGPYHSALGVFTGQPATADEWKWGVESIQILAEYAQQQGIRLGLEYLNRFEMYLTSCGEELARFVDDVNHPNCQIMFDTFHANIEEKNIGDTIRQLGDRITFVQLSENDRSTPGKGNVAWDSVFQGLRDINYQGWLSIEAFSTKLSVANIWRKMFDSEEQLMRDGLGFIQSNWEKQPVSSFVSNGHTA; the protein is encoded by the coding sequence ATGAATCTGCTCCTGTGGGGGCCTACTCTGGACGAATCGTTTTTTCCAACGCTGGAAGAAATCAGAAACATTGGTTTTGGTGGCGTAGAAGTGCCGATCTCTTCAACCAATCCCCAATTTTACCGCAGCTGGGCGGATCGCCTGGATGAGCTGGGACTCAAGCGGCAGGCCGACGTGATTTGCGGACCGGACCATAATCTGATCAGTTCAGACGCGGCCATGCGAAAAGCTACGCTGGAACACCTGCACCGCAGTGTGGATTGTGCCGTAGCGCTAGGAGCCACGCACCTCATGGGCCCGTATCATTCGGCCTTGGGGGTCTTTACGGGTCAGCCCGCTACAGCCGATGAGTGGAAATGGGGCGTAGAAAGCATACAGATTCTGGCGGAGTACGCTCAGCAACAAGGCATTCGACTGGGTTTGGAATACCTCAACCGTTTTGAAATGTATCTGACGAGTTGCGGGGAAGAACTGGCTCGTTTTGTCGATGACGTCAACCATCCCAACTGCCAAATCATGTTCGATACGTTTCATGCCAACATAGAGGAGAAAAACATCGGCGACACCATCCGGCAACTCGGCGACCGCATCACCTTCGTACAACTTTCGGAAAATGATCGATCGACACCCGGTAAAGGAAACGTAGCCTGGGATTCCGTATTTCAGGGTCTTCGTGACATCAACTACCAGGGTTGGCTGAGTATCGAAGCGTTCAGTACCAAATTAAGTGTAGCCAATATCTGGCGAAAAATGTTCGATTCGGAAGAGCAACTCATGCGGGATGGGCTGGGGTTCATTCAAAGCAACTGGGAAAAGCAGCCCGTCTCTTCGTTCGTAAGCAACGGCCATACGGCCTAA
- a CDS encoding helix-turn-helix domain-containing protein, with product MKSALRKTIENPVASFTMQELVSPYFDPNWHFHPHYQLFTVEEGTGTRFIGDNIQPFEPGDTVFLGPNIPHLWRSDPPYFQTHSQLQTKGIVVYFTEDFLGTDFFQRPEMHILQSFFQHAVRGVEIKGRLREQIRESMKQLLKATGFQAILHLLTLLDELAHSEECQAIASLGYVNTHKVSETERMQKVHDYVLDHFQQEIRLDEMASLAGMSASAFCRYFKTRTNRTFSEFVSEVRIGYACKLLMEGKLTITQICYESGFNTISNFNRQFKELTGLTPAQYQKAYR from the coding sequence ATGAAGTCTGCTCTTCGGAAAACCATTGAGAACCCCGTTGCTTCGTTTACGATGCAGGAATTGGTCTCGCCCTACTTTGATCCGAACTGGCATTTCCATCCCCACTACCAATTATTTACGGTGGAAGAAGGAACGGGTACGCGATTCATTGGTGACAATATTCAGCCCTTCGAACCGGGCGATACGGTCTTTTTAGGACCTAACATTCCGCACCTCTGGCGAAGCGACCCGCCGTATTTTCAAACGCATTCGCAGCTACAAACCAAAGGAATTGTCGTGTACTTTACGGAAGATTTTCTGGGTACTGATTTTTTCCAGCGACCGGAGATGCACATACTCCAGAGCTTTTTTCAGCACGCGGTTCGCGGCGTAGAAATCAAAGGCCGCTTGCGGGAGCAGATTCGGGAAAGCATGAAGCAACTGCTCAAGGCAACGGGTTTCCAGGCCATTCTACACCTATTGACGCTATTGGATGAATTGGCTCACAGTGAGGAATGTCAGGCCATTGCCAGTCTGGGCTACGTCAATACGCACAAAGTTTCGGAAACCGAACGCATGCAGAAAGTACACGATTATGTACTGGACCATTTTCAGCAGGAGATTCGCCTGGACGAGATGGCTTCGCTGGCGGGTATGAGTGCTTCGGCTTTCTGCCGGTATTTTAAAACCCGTACGAATCGTACGTTCTCCGAGTTTGTCAGTGAAGTACGGATTGGCTACGCCTGCAAACTACTCATGGAAGGGAAGCTGACGATCACGCAAATCTGTTACGAAAGCGGTTTCAATACCATTTCCAATTTCAACCGCCAGTTTAAAGAATTGACGGGTCTTACCCCCGCTCAGTACCAGAAAGCTTACCGATAA
- the hemA gene encoding glutamyl-tRNA reductase — MANTFRAISLSYKTAPLAVRELVALDESEAKTFSLKLKELFGFQDILAVSTCNRTEIYYTAEADYAESIIKLLAIEKGLEKPADLPEYFVNLSDQTQAIRHLFEVATGLHSQVVGDLQIPNQVKHSYQWAVDADVASPFLHRLMHTIFFASKRVSQETSFRDGAASVSYATVELIADLTQNHTLPKVLVVGLGEIGTDVVKNLADKGFAQITLLNRTYAKSVSLAEGTDFRVADWENLEAEVAQADVIVSSLRVATPLFTKAFVEQLNILTFKYFIDLSVPRSVAPQAEEVPGALVYAIDDIQAKANAALQRRLESVPQVHRILDEAMAGFQDWSKEMVVSPTIQKFKQALDQIRKEELARQLKHLTPQEAEKFDKLTSNIVNRILRSPAVNLKNACRRGDADQLADVLSELFDLERQAEPK, encoded by the coding sequence ATGGCTAATACGTTTCGAGCAATCAGTTTATCGTACAAAACCGCTCCCTTGGCAGTCCGGGAGTTGGTGGCATTGGATGAGAGCGAAGCCAAAACGTTTTCCTTGAAATTGAAAGAACTCTTCGGTTTTCAGGATATTTTGGCAGTATCAACGTGCAATCGTACGGAAATATATTACACGGCTGAGGCAGACTATGCCGAGTCGATTATTAAGTTACTGGCTATTGAAAAAGGTCTGGAAAAACCCGCTGACCTACCCGAATACTTCGTCAATCTAAGCGATCAGACGCAGGCCATTCGGCATTTATTCGAAGTGGCTACTGGTTTGCATTCGCAGGTGGTTGGCGATCTCCAGATTCCTAATCAGGTAAAACATTCGTACCAGTGGGCGGTGGACGCCGATGTAGCGAGTCCCTTCCTGCACCGGTTGATGCACACGATTTTCTTCGCCAGTAAACGCGTATCTCAGGAGACCAGTTTCCGCGACGGAGCCGCTTCGGTTTCGTACGCAACGGTGGAATTGATCGCTGACTTAACGCAGAATCATACCTTACCCAAAGTTCTCGTCGTAGGTCTGGGTGAGATTGGTACGGACGTGGTGAAGAACTTGGCCGACAAGGGTTTTGCTCAGATTACGTTACTCAATCGTACGTATGCGAAGTCAGTGAGCTTGGCGGAAGGTACCGATTTTCGGGTAGCGGATTGGGAGAATTTGGAAGCGGAAGTAGCCCAGGCGGATGTGATTGTTTCTTCCCTACGCGTAGCAACTCCGTTGTTTACCAAAGCGTTTGTCGAGCAACTCAATATTCTAACCTTCAAGTACTTCATCGATCTTTCCGTGCCGCGTAGCGTAGCTCCGCAGGCGGAAGAAGTACCCGGAGCACTGGTATACGCCATCGACGACATTCAAGCCAAAGCGAACGCTGCTCTGCAACGCCGCCTGGAGTCTGTACCACAGGTACACCGCATTCTGGACGAAGCCATGGCTGGTTTTCAGGATTGGTCGAAAGAGATGGTGGTATCCCCCACGATTCAAAAATTCAAACAGGCCCTGGATCAGATTCGCAAGGAAGAACTGGCCCGTCAGCTCAAACACCTGACGCCCCAGGAAGCCGAGAAATTCGATAAATTGACGTCTAACATCGTCAACCGTATTTTACGTTCACCGGCTGTCAATCTGAAAAACGCTTGTCGTCGCGGCGACGCCGATCAGTTGGCCGATGTGCTTTCGGAACTGTTCGATTTAGAGCGGCAGGCTGAACCTAAATAA